The sequence CGTCATGCCCGGCGTGCTGATCCTCGAAGCGCTCGCGCAAACCGCGGCGCTGCTGACGTTTTCGGAAGAGCCGAGCGATCCGTCGAACACGCTGTACCTGTTCGTCGGTATCGACAATGCGCGCTTCAAGCGCGTGGTGGAGCCGGGCGATCAGTTGATCCTGAACTGCACGTTCGAGCGTCATATGCGCGGCATCTGGAAGTTCAAGGCGCGCGCCGAAGTGGATGGTGTCGTGGCGGCGGAAGCCGACCTGATGTGCGCGGTGCGGCACACGGACAAGGACGCTTAAGTCAGCGTCCGGTCAGCCCGTGGCGCGATGCCGGCGCGGCCGGCGTCGCCTGGGCCCATCCAGACAACGCAACAGAATCAGAAGCGAGGACGCATGAGCAGGATTCATCCCACTGCGATCGTCGAACCGGGCGCACAAGTCGACGAGTCCGTCGAAATCGGACCGTATGCCGTGATCGGCGCACATGTGACGATCGGCGCACGGAGCACGGTCGGCTCGCATAGCGTGATCGAAGGTCACACCACGCTCGGCGAAGACAACCGCGTCGGCCACTACGCATCGGTCGGCGGCCGTCCGCAGGACATGAAGTACAAAGACGAGCCGACCCGGCTCGTGATCGGCAACCGCAACACGATCCGCGAATTCACCACGATCCACACCGGCACGGTGCAGGACGCGGGCGTCACCACGCTCGGCGACGACAACTGGATCATGGCGTACGTGCACATCGGGCACGACTGCCACGTCGGTAATAACGTCATTCTGTCGAGCAACGCGCAGATGGCCGGCCACGTGACGATCGGGGATCACGCGATCGTCGGCGGCATGTCGGGCGTGCATCAGTTCGTGCGCATCGGCGCGCACTCCATGCTGGGCGGTGCGTCGGCGCTGGTGCAGGACATTCCGCCGTTCGTGATCGCCGCCGGCAACAAGGCGGAGCCGCACGGCATCAACGTCGAAGGGCTGCGCCGCCGCGGCTTCTCGCCGGACGCGATTTCGGCGCTGCGCTCGGCCTATCGCCTGCTGTACAAGAACGGCCTGTCGCTTGAAGAAGCGAAGGTGCAGTTGCGTGAACTGGCATCCGCGGGTGGCGATGGCGACGAACCGGTGCAGACGCTGCTCGCGTTCATCGAAATGTCGCAACGCGGCATCATCCGCTAACCGATGGCATTGCAACCCAATCCGCTGCGCGTCGCGATGGTGGCCGGCGAACCGTCCGGCGACCTGCTCGCGGCGTCGCTGCTCGACGGTCTCGCGAGCCGTCTGCCCACCGGCACCCAGTACTACGGAATCGGCGGCCCGCGCATGATCGCCACGGGCTTCGACGCCCACTGGCCGATGGATAAGCTGACGGTGCGCGGCTATGTCGAAGCACTGCGGCATATTCCCAGCATTCTTGCCGTCCGTAACGAACTGAAGCGCCAATTGCTGGCGGAACCGCCGTCGGTGTTCGTCGGCGTGGACGCGCCCGATTTCAACTTCGGGCTCGAGCATGCGTTGCGCGACGCGGGCATTCCGACTGTTCACTTCGTGTGTCCGTCCATCTGGGCGTGGCGCGGCGGGCGCATCAAGAAGATCGCCAAAGCGGTCGACCACATGATGTGCGTGTTCCCGTTCGAAACCGCGCTGCTGGAGAAAGCCGGCGTCGCGGCGTCGTACGTAGGGCATCCGCTGGCCGACGAGATCCCGCTGATACCCGACACGCTCGGCGCACGCCGCGCGCTCGGTCTCGCGGAAGACGGTCCGATCATCGCGGTGCTGCCGGGCAGCCGGCGCTCGGAGATCGATCTGATCGGCCCGACGTTCTTCGCGGCGATGGAAATGATGCAGCATCAGGAGCCCAGCGTGCGCTTCGTGATGCCGGCGGCCACGCCGACCTTGCGTGAGATGCTGCGGCCGCTGGTCGACTCGCATCCGGGTCTCGCGCTGACGATTACCGACGGTCAGTCGCAACTCGCCATGACCGCAGCCGACGCCATCCTCGTGAAGAGCGGCACCGTGACGCTGGAAGCCGCGCTGCTGAAAAAGCCGATGGTGATCTCGTACAAGGTGCCCTGGCTGACCGGCCAGATCATGCGCCGCCAAGGCTATCTGCCATACGTGGGTCTGCCGAACATTCTGGCGGGGCGTTTCGTCGTGCCGGAAATTCTGCAGCATTTCGCCACGCCGCAAGCGCTGGCCGAGGCCACGCTGAAACAGTTGCGCGACGAAGGCAACCGGCGCACGCTGACGGAAATCTTCACGGAGATGCATCACGTGCTGAAGCAGAACACGGCGCAGCGTGCGGCGGAAGTCGTGGCGAACGTCGTCGAAAAGCATAAGGCGCGGCCGTGACCGGTGCGCGCGCACCTCGTCGCAAAACCGTGGCGGGCGCCGCGACGGAGCAGGTCGGCCTGAACTTCGAGACGCCGGACGACATCGTCTGCGGCGTCGACGAAGCCGGGCGGGGTCCGCTGGCCGGTCCGGTGGTCGCGGCGGCGGTGATCTTCGACCCGTCGAAGCCGATGATTCGCGGCCTCGACGATTCGAAGGTGCTCAGCGCGAAAAAGCGCGACGAACTGTACGACAAGATTGTCGATCGGGCGCTGGCCTACTGCATCGCGTCGGCGAGCGTCGAGGAAATCGATTCGCTGAATATCCTGCACGCCACCATGCTGGCGATGAAACGCGCGGTGGAAGGTCTCGCGGTCGTGCCGACGCTGGTCAAAATCGACGGTAATCGCTGCCCGACGCTGAGCGTGCGCAGCGAGGCGGTGATCGGCGGCGACGCGCTCGTCAAAAGCATTTCGGCGGCGTCGATTCTGGCTAAAGTCACGCGCGACCGGATGCTGCTCGAATTGCATCAGCGCTTTCCGGTGTACGGTTTCAATGCCCATGCCGGCTACGGCACGCCGCAACATCTCGCGGCACTGCGTGAACATGGGCCGTGCGAGCATCATCGGCGCTCGTTCGCGCCGGTGCGTGAAGCGCATCTGCGCTTCGGCACGACCACGCGTCTGCCGGCGGGTGAAATCGTCGTCATGCCCGTCACGCTGACCGACGCCATGCTCGACGACGACGCCTTTGGCGAACGCAGCGGCGTCTGATTTTTCAGTGAGCGCCGCGCGCGCGGCACAACAGCGCGTCGTTCATTCTTTCCCCATTCTCACTGTCTTCGCTGCCTGTGAAAGCCATCACCTCGCGGGACAATCCGCTCTATAAACGTCTCAAGGCATTGGCCGGCTCGACGCATCAACAGCGTCGCGGCGGCCAGGCGTTGCTCGAAGGGTTTCATCTTGCGAGCGCGTTTCTCGACGTCGCCGGGCAGCCGGAAATGTGCATCGTCACGGATGGCGCGCTGACTCACGACGAAGCGCGCGCGATCGTCGCGCGTGTCGAAGATCATCGCGTCGTGACGCTGCCGGATGCGTTGTTCGGGCAATTGTCGAACGTCGTGCATGGGGTGGGGATTCTGCTGCTGGTCGACAAGCTCGATCCGCCGCTCCCCGACACGATCGCGCAGACCTGTCTGGTGCTCGACGGCGTACAGGACGCAGGCAATGTCGGCTCGATTCTACGCAGCGCGGCGGCGGCCGGCATTCAGCAGGTGTTCTGCGCGCCGGGTACCGCGTACGCGTGGTCGTCGAAAGTCTTGCGCTCGGGCATGGGCGCGCACTTCCTGTTGCAGATTCACGAGGACGTCGAAGCGCAGTCGTTGATCGAACGCCTCGCGGTGCCGATCGTGATTACGGACTCGCACGGCGCTGAAGCGATCTACGACTGCGATCTGAGTGGACCGCTCGCGTGGGTGTTCGGCAACGAAGGGGCGGGCGTGTCGCAAATCTGGCGCGACGCGGTGTCGTTGCGGGTGACGATTCCCCAGCCGGGCGGCATGGAGTCGCTCAATGTGGCGGCTGCGGCGGCGGTTTGCGTGTTCGAGCAATGCCGCCAGCAGCGCGGTCGCGCGTAGCCGTAAAAAAGGGCGCCGTGTCAGGCGCCCCGTCGACCCGCTTCACTTACCCACTCAATAAGCCTGTCGATCCAGCTTGATCTCCTGCAGGATCGTCGTCGCGATCTCTTCGATCGACTTGTGCGTCGACGACAGCCACTTGACGCCCTCGCGTCGCATCATCGCTTCGGCTTCGTTGATCTCATAACGGCAGTTTTCCGACGCGGCGTATTTGCTGCCCGGCCGGCGCTCGTTGCGGATTTCGGACAACCGCTGCGGATCGATCGACAACCCAAACATCTTCTGACGATGCGCGAGCAAGGGCGTAGGCAGCTTGCCGCGCTCGAAGTCTTCCGGAATCAGCGGATAGTTCGCCGCCTTCACGCCGTATTGCATGGCCAGATAAAGGCTCGTCGGCGTTTTCCCACTGCGCGACACGCCGACCAGAATCACGTCGGCGTCGGCCAGATTGCGGTTCGATTGACCGTCGTCATGCGCGAGCGAAAAGTTGATCGCCTCGATCCGGTTCTTGTATTCCTCGGTGTCCGCGTTCTGGTGGCCACGGCCCATGGCGTGGCTCGACTTCAGTTCCAGTTCCTGTTCGAGCGGCTCGACAAAGGTCTGAAACATGTCCAGCACCAACGCGTGCGAGCCTTTGACGATCTGGTTCGACGCGCTGTCCACCAGCGTGGTGAACACGATCGGCCGGCGGCCGTCTTGCGCGATCGCCTCGTTGATCTTTTCGAGGGTGGCGTAGGCCTTTTCCGTCGAGTCGACGAAGGGCACGCGAACCAGACGGAATTTCTGGTCGAACTGGGAGAGGATCGAATGCGCGAAGGTTTCGGCAGTGATCCCGGTACCGTCGGAGACGATGAATACGGTGGGCGGCATCAGTGGGGCTGGGAACGTGAGCGGAAAATAGCGCTCGAATAAAACATCGCCGCGCAGACCTCGCTGCCCGGTGGCTAACCGGAGGGTGCAGCGGATCGGCACGACGCGCCGTGGGCACCACAATTGCGTCCGGATGACGGTGGGGCCTCGCAAAAGCCCGCTGGCCGGTCCGGGGCGCGTTTCGAGGCGCAATTCTCGTCCGACAGTCACATTTTGAGAGTCGGCACGGTAGAATAGCGGCAACCTGTTGGATAAGCAATTGCAGGCGATTGGCGTCTAACTTACCGTGAACGGTAGTTCAACGCGTCGCTTTCGGCCGGTAACGTGCGGCGAATGTGGTGGATTGATCGGTAAATTCGTCCATTCGCGTTCTTCGTCGCGCATCCGGCCATTTGCACATTTGCGGCATCTCCGAGGCGCTTTTTGCCGCCCGTGGCCGCTTACCGTGCTGTGTCGCGATTGCTTCTCCAACAGGTTGTGCAAGACGCGAGGTCACGCTCCCAATGGGCGTCTCGCGTTCGAGCCCACTTGCACAGCCGTGAATTTCTTTCACACTTAGGGGCTTGTATGACTAACGCAGTTACCGTCGCAAAGGATAAGGCGTATGTAGTTCCGTTCGAGCAGTTGCGGATGACCGACGTGGAGATTGTCGGTGGCAAGAATGCGTCGCTGGGCGAGATGATCAGTCAACTCGCTGAAGCCGGCGTGCGCGTGCCCACCGGTTTCGCTACGACGGCGCTGGCATTCCGTGACTTCCTGAATCACAACACGCTGACCGAACGCATCGCCAAACGTCTCGAGACGCTCGACGTCGACGACGTGAAGGCGCTTGCCGAAGCAGGCAAGGAGATCCGTCAATGGATCGTCGACGCGCCGATGCAGCCGCAGCTCGAAGCGGATATCCGCGCAGGTTTCGACATCCTGCAAAACAGCTCGCCTGAAGAGCTGTCGTTTGCCGTGCGTTCGTCGGCAACGGCGGAAGACTTGCCGGACGCATCGTTCGCGGGTCAGCAGGAAAGCTACCTGAACGTGATCGGCGTCGAAGACGTGCTCGATCGCATGAAGCACGTGTTCGCATCGTTGTACAACGACCGCGCTATCTCCTATCGCGTCCACAAGGGCTTCACGCATGCTGAAGTCGCGTTGTCGGCGGGCGTGCAGCGCATGGTGCGCTCGGACGTCGGCGCGGCCGGCGTGATGTTCACGCTGGACACCGAATCGGGCTTTAAAGACGCCGTGTTCATCACGTCGAGCTACGGCCTGGGCGAAACGGTGGTGCAGGGCGCCGTGAATCCGGACGAGTTCTACGTCTTCAAGACCACGCTCGCGCAAGGCAAGTACCCGATCATCCGTCGCTCGATCGGCTCGAAGCTGATCAAGATGGAATTCACGAAGGCCGGCGAAGAAGGCCGCGTGAAGACCGTCGACGTGACGCACGAGCAGCGCAACCGTTTCTCGATCACCGACGAAGACGTGATCGAACTCGCGAAATACGCGGTCATCATCGAAAAGCACTACGAGCGTCCGATGGACATCGAGTGGGGCAAAGATGGCCGCGACGGCAAGATCTTCATTCTGCAGGCGCGTCCGGAAACGGTGAAGAGCCAGGCCGCGGGCAAGGCCGAGCAGCGCTTCAAGCTGAAGGGTCAGTCGAACGTGCTGGCCACGGGCCGCGCGATCGGCCAGAAGATCGGCGCAGGTCCGGTGCGCGTGATTCACGATCCGTCGGAAATGGACCGTGTGCAGCCGGGCGACGTGCTGGTCGCCGACATGACCGACCCGAACTGGGAACCGGTCATGAAGCGCGCGGCGGCGATCGTCACGAATCGTGGCGGCCGTACCTGCCACGCGGCGATTATCGCGCGTGAGCTGGGCGTGCCGGCGGTGGTCGGCTGCGGCGACGCGACCGACGTGCTGAAGGAAGGCGCGCTGGTCACGGTCTCGTGTGCGGAAGGCGACGAAGGCAAGATCTACGACGGTCTGCTCGAAACGGAAATTACCGAAGTGGAGCGCGGCGAACTGCCGGCGATTCCGGTGAAGATCATGATGAACGTCGGCAATCCGCAACTGGCTTTCGACTTCTCGCAACTGCCGAACGCCGGCGTGGGTCTGGCGCGGCTCGAGTTCATCATCAACAACAACATCGGCGTGCACCCGAAGGCGATTCTCGAGTACCCGAACATCGACCAGGACCTGAAGAAGGCGGTGGAAAGCGTCGCGCGCGGCCATGCATCGCCGCGTGCGTTCTACGTCGACAAGCTGACCGAAGGGATCGCGACGATTGCCGCCGCGTTCTATCCGAAGCCCGTGATCGTGCGTCTGTCGGACTTCAAGTCGAACGAGTACAAGAAGCTGATCGGCGGTTCGCGTTACGAGCCGGACGAAGAAAACCCGATGCTGGGTTTCCGTGGCGCGTCGCGCTACATCGCCGACGACTTCGCCGAAGCGTTCCAGATGGAATGTGTCGCGCTGAAGAAGGTGCGTGAAGAGATGGGCCTCGACAATGTCGAGATCATGGTGCCGTTCGTGCGCACGCTGAAGCAGGCGGAGCGCGTGATTGGGCTGCTCGGCAAGTTCGGCCTGAAGCGTGGCGAGAAGGGCCTGCGCCTGATCATGATGTGCGAAGTGCCGTCGAACGCGATTCTCGCCGAAGAATTCCTGCAATTCTTCGACGGTTTCTCGATCGGTTCGAACGACCTGACGCAGCTCACGCTGGGCCTCGACCGTGACTCGGGCATGGAATTGCTGGCCGTCGATTTCGACGAACGCGATCCGGCCGTCAAGTTCCTGCTCAAGCGTGCGATCGAAACCTGCCTGCGCCTGAACAAGTACGTCGGCATTTGCGGTCAGGGTCCTTCGGATCACCCGGACTTCGCACAATGGCTGACGGACGAAGGCATCGCGTCGATCTCGCTGAACCCCGACTCGATCATCGAGACGTGGAAGCAACTGGCGGTGTCGGCGAAGCAGTAAAACGCCTGATGCATGCCGCTTCCTAAGCGGCATGCATAGCGTGCGGCGGGGTGCGTCAAAATGCGCGTAAAAAGCGCATCAAAAGCTTGTCAAAGAGTATCGCAGCTTCCGTTCGATGCACCAGCTTCGTGCTATAAACACCCCGGTAGATCCGGGGTGTTTTGCTTTGTGGAGGTCGATGTGGCGCCAGGTGGATTGTTCTGGTGGATCGGGGCGGGTGTGCTGGTCGTGCTGGAGTTGATCAGCGGTACGTTCTATCTGTTGATGATCGCGTTGGGTTTCGCCGCGGCGGCCCTTGCGCACATTGCGGGTGCGCCCGCCGATCTGCAGTTCGCGGTGGCGGCGGCCGTGGCGCTGGCCGCGGTGCTGTTGCTGCGCCGCTCGCGCTTTGGCCGCAGAACGCGCAAAGACGCTTCGCACAATCCGGACGTCAATCTCGACATCGGCCAGACCTTGACCGTCGACGCCTGGCAGGCGCGCCGCGCGCGCGCTAATTATCGCGGCGCCGCGTGGGACATCGAACTCGCGCCGGGCGAACCGGAAGACGCCCATCTTTATGAAATCACCGCGCTGAATGGCAGTTGTCTTGTCGTCATCGCCAGCAGGCGGGCGGCGGGCGCCTGAGCGCACGCTGCGTTCGGGACACCGTCGCCGAGTTTTTCAGCTTCACGCAACCCATCGAGTACGGACCGGAGAACAACAATGGATGTATCGACCATCGTCGGGATAGTAGTGCTGATCATCGTGATCATGACGGCGGCGCAGACCCTCAAGATCGTGCCGCAGCAACATGCGTGGGTGCTCGAGCGGCTCGGGCGCTATCACCGTACGCTTACGCCGGGTTTGAGCTTCGCGGTGCCGTTCGTCGACCGGATTGCGTACAAGCACATCCTCAAGGAAATTCCGCTCGAAGTGCCGAGCCAGGTCTGTATTACACGCGACAACACGCAGTTGCAGGTGGACGGTGTGCTGTACTTTCAGGTCACCGATCCGATGAAGGCGTCGTACGGATCGAGCAACTTCGTGTTCGCGATCACGCAGTTGTCGCAGACCACGCTGCGCTCGGTGATCGGCAAGCTGGAACTCGACAAGACCTTCGAGGAGCGGAACTTCATCAACCACAGCATCGTGTCGTCGCTCGACGAAGCGGCGTCGAACTGGGGCGTGAAGGTGCTGCGCTACGAGATCAAGGATCTGACGCCGCCCAAGGAGATTCTCCACGCCATGCAGGCGCAGATCACCGCCGAGCGCGAAAAACGCGCGCTGATCGCGGCGTCGGAAGGGCGCAAGCAGGAGCAGATCAATATCGCGTCCGGTAGCCGCGAAGCGTCGATCCAGAAGTCCGAAGGCGAGCGGCAGGCGGCGATCAATCAGGCGCAAGGTCAGGCGGCGGCGATTCTGGCTGTCGCCGAGGCCAACTCGCAGGCAATCCAGAAGATTGCGGCGGCTATTCAGTCGAACGGTGGGATGGAAGCGGTGAACCTCAAGGTGGCCGAACAATACGTGACCGCGTTCGGCAATCTGGCGAAGCAGGGCACCACGCTGATCGTGCCGGGCAATCTGGCAGATATGAGCTCGATGATCGCGTCGGCGCTGACGATCGTGAACAAGGGGAAGGGCGCGCCCGAGGTGCGCTAAGCACGTGTGCTGTGCCCGTGAGGGCGGCTTGCCGCTTCGTGCTTGCGGTGGCTGCGTGAGCCGCCTGCGGCGCTGTTCGCGCCGCATTGCACTGCCGTCCTTGTGCCGTATTCCGCAGCGGCAACAACCCAAAAAAATGGCCCGCTCAAAAAGCGGGCCATTTTTCATTGAACCTG is a genomic window of Paraburkholderia bryophila containing:
- the lpxA gene encoding acyl-ACP--UDP-N-acetylglucosamine O-acyltransferase, with the translated sequence MSRIHPTAIVEPGAQVDESVEIGPYAVIGAHVTIGARSTVGSHSVIEGHTTLGEDNRVGHYASVGGRPQDMKYKDEPTRLVIGNRNTIREFTTIHTGTVQDAGVTTLGDDNWIMAYVHIGHDCHVGNNVILSSNAQMAGHVTIGDHAIVGGMSGVHQFVRIGAHSMLGGASALVQDIPPFVIAAGNKAEPHGINVEGLRRRGFSPDAISALRSAYRLLYKNGLSLEEAKVQLRELASAGGDGDEPVQTLLAFIEMSQRGIIR
- the lpxB gene encoding lipid-A-disaccharide synthase: MALQPNPLRVAMVAGEPSGDLLAASLLDGLASRLPTGTQYYGIGGPRMIATGFDAHWPMDKLTVRGYVEALRHIPSILAVRNELKRQLLAEPPSVFVGVDAPDFNFGLEHALRDAGIPTVHFVCPSIWAWRGGRIKKIAKAVDHMMCVFPFETALLEKAGVAASYVGHPLADEIPLIPDTLGARRALGLAEDGPIIAVLPGSRRSEIDLIGPTFFAAMEMMQHQEPSVRFVMPAATPTLREMLRPLVDSHPGLALTITDGQSQLAMTAADAILVKSGTVTLEAALLKKPMVISYKVPWLTGQIMRRQGYLPYVGLPNILAGRFVVPEILQHFATPQALAEATLKQLRDEGNRRTLTEIFTEMHHVLKQNTAQRAAEVVANVVEKHKARP
- the rnhB gene encoding ribonuclease HII yields the protein MTGARAPRRKTVAGAATEQVGLNFETPDDIVCGVDEAGRGPLAGPVVAAAVIFDPSKPMIRGLDDSKVLSAKKRDELYDKIVDRALAYCIASASVEEIDSLNILHATMLAMKRAVEGLAVVPTLVKIDGNRCPTLSVRSEAVIGGDALVKSISAASILAKVTRDRMLLELHQRFPVYGFNAHAGYGTPQHLAALREHGPCEHHRRSFAPVREAHLRFGTTTRLPAGEIVVMPVTLTDAMLDDDAFGERSGV
- a CDS encoding TrmH family RNA methyltransferase, which produces MKAITSRDNPLYKRLKALAGSTHQQRRGGQALLEGFHLASAFLDVAGQPEMCIVTDGALTHDEARAIVARVEDHRVVTLPDALFGQLSNVVHGVGILLLVDKLDPPLPDTIAQTCLVLDGVQDAGNVGSILRSAAAAGIQQVFCAPGTAYAWSSKVLRSGMGAHFLLQIHEDVEAQSLIERLAVPIVITDSHGAEAIYDCDLSGPLAWVFGNEGAGVSQIWRDAVSLRVTIPQPGGMESLNVAAAAAVCVFEQCRQQRGRA
- the ppsR gene encoding posphoenolpyruvate synthetase regulatory kinase/phosphorylase PpsR — translated: MPPTVFIVSDGTGITAETFAHSILSQFDQKFRLVRVPFVDSTEKAYATLEKINEAIAQDGRRPIVFTTLVDSASNQIVKGSHALVLDMFQTFVEPLEQELELKSSHAMGRGHQNADTEEYKNRIEAINFSLAHDDGQSNRNLADADVILVGVSRSGKTPTSLYLAMQYGVKAANYPLIPEDFERGKLPTPLLAHRQKMFGLSIDPQRLSEIRNERRPGSKYAASENCRYEINEAEAMMRREGVKWLSSTHKSIEEIATTILQEIKLDRQAY
- the ppsA gene encoding phosphoenolpyruvate synthase encodes the protein MTNAVTVAKDKAYVVPFEQLRMTDVEIVGGKNASLGEMISQLAEAGVRVPTGFATTALAFRDFLNHNTLTERIAKRLETLDVDDVKALAEAGKEIRQWIVDAPMQPQLEADIRAGFDILQNSSPEELSFAVRSSATAEDLPDASFAGQQESYLNVIGVEDVLDRMKHVFASLYNDRAISYRVHKGFTHAEVALSAGVQRMVRSDVGAAGVMFTLDTESGFKDAVFITSSYGLGETVVQGAVNPDEFYVFKTTLAQGKYPIIRRSIGSKLIKMEFTKAGEEGRVKTVDVTHEQRNRFSITDEDVIELAKYAVIIEKHYERPMDIEWGKDGRDGKIFILQARPETVKSQAAGKAEQRFKLKGQSNVLATGRAIGQKIGAGPVRVIHDPSEMDRVQPGDVLVADMTDPNWEPVMKRAAAIVTNRGGRTCHAAIIARELGVPAVVGCGDATDVLKEGALVTVSCAEGDEGKIYDGLLETEITEVERGELPAIPVKIMMNVGNPQLAFDFSQLPNAGVGLARLEFIINNNIGVHPKAILEYPNIDQDLKKAVESVARGHASPRAFYVDKLTEGIATIAAAFYPKPVIVRLSDFKSNEYKKLIGGSRYEPDEENPMLGFRGASRYIADDFAEAFQMECVALKKVREEMGLDNVEIMVPFVRTLKQAERVIGLLGKFGLKRGEKGLRLIMMCEVPSNAILAEEFLQFFDGFSIGSNDLTQLTLGLDRDSGMELLAVDFDERDPAVKFLLKRAIETCLRLNKYVGICGQGPSDHPDFAQWLTDEGIASISLNPDSIIETWKQLAVSAKQ
- a CDS encoding NfeD family protein, whose translation is MAPGGLFWWIGAGVLVVLELISGTFYLLMIALGFAAAALAHIAGAPADLQFAVAAAVALAAVLLLRRSRFGRRTRKDASHNPDVNLDIGQTLTVDAWQARRARANYRGAAWDIELAPGEPEDAHLYEITALNGSCLVVIASRRAAGA
- a CDS encoding SPFH domain-containing protein, translating into MDVSTIVGIVVLIIVIMTAAQTLKIVPQQHAWVLERLGRYHRTLTPGLSFAVPFVDRIAYKHILKEIPLEVPSQVCITRDNTQLQVDGVLYFQVTDPMKASYGSSNFVFAITQLSQTTLRSVIGKLELDKTFEERNFINHSIVSSLDEAASNWGVKVLRYEIKDLTPPKEILHAMQAQITAEREKRALIAASEGRKQEQINIASGSREASIQKSEGERQAAINQAQGQAAAILAVAEANSQAIQKIAAAIQSNGGMEAVNLKVAEQYVTAFGNLAKQGTTLIVPGNLADMSSMIASALTIVNKGKGAPEVR